The genomic DNA GCCCGCGCCGGGCCGCCAGCGCCCCCGTCGCGACGAGCCCCAGGAGGAGCAGCGTCGCGACGAGCGCGACGGGTGCGCTCACCCCACCGCCGGCTGGGAGGCGGCGCCACGCCGGCGGCACGCCCCCGACGACCCGCGAGAGGACGACGACCACGAGGACGACGGGGATGGCGTACCGGACGACCGGGACGAGCCGGCTGCTGCCGAGTTGCGCGACCAGTCGGTCGCGGTCCTGTGCGTGGCCGAAGACGAGCGCGATGACCAGCGCCGTCACCGGCAGGCCCAGCGTCCCGACCGTCTCGTCGAGGAGGTCCAGGACTGGCGCGCCGGCGACCGCGAGGTCGAGGGGGGAGTAGCTGAGCGCCGACGGCAGCCCCAGCAGCGCGACGCCCGCCGTGAGCCCGACGGTGACCGGGCGGCGCTCGCGTCCGGTCGCGTCGACGCCGGCGGCGACGCCGACCTCCAGCAGCGCGACGGCCGAGGAGAGCGCCGCGAAGAAGAGGAGCGTGAAGAACCCCACCGCGACCAGTCCGCCGGCCGGCATCGCCGCGAACGCCGTCGGGAGCGTCGTGAACGCGAGCTCCGTCCCCAGCGTCGGTTCCAGCCCGAACGTGAACACGACGGGGAAGACGAGGACGCCGGCCAGCATCGCCGCCCCCACGTCCGCGACCGTTATGGCGAGCGCCGAGCGCACGAGGTCGGTCTCCGGCGCTACGTAGCGCCCGTAGGTGAGCATGATGCCCTGCCCGACAGAGAGCGAGAAGAACACCTGCCCGACGGCGGCCGCCCACAGCGCCGGGTCGCCGAGCGCGTCGAACCGGGGCCGGAGGAAGAACTCGAGGCCGGCGGCCGCGCCGTCGAGCGTGAGCGCGTACGCCGCGAGCGCCGCGAGCGCGACGAACACGACCGGCATCACCACTCTCGAGACCAGTTCGATGCCGCCCTGCACCCCGCCCGCGACGACCGTCCCCGCCATCGCCGCCACGACGAGGAACGCGGCGACCGGGACCCACGTGTCCGTGTACGCGCCGAACGCGGGGAGCTGCCCGGTCAGCGCGCCCAGCGCGAACGAGAGCACCCAGCCCGTCAGGACGAGGTAGTACGAGAGGACGAGCAGGACGCTCCCGACGACGAGCCACCCGAGCGGGACGAACGACTGGCGCACGCTCCTGAAGGCTCCGACCACGTCCGCGCGGGTGTCGCGCCCGACGCCGAGTTCCAGGACCAGCAGCGGCACCGCGAACGCGA from Haloglomus litoreum includes the following:
- a CDS encoding sodium-dependent transporter — protein: MAEQWSSRLGFVLATVGAAVGLGNIWRFPAVVGRNGGGAYLVPYLFAAFAFAVPLLVLELGVGRDTRADVVGAFRSVRQSFVPLGWLVVGSVLLVLSYYLVLTGWVLSFALGALTGQLPAFGAYTDTWVPVAAFLVVAAMAGTVVAGGVQGGIELVSRVVMPVVFVALAALAAYALTLDGAAAGLEFFLRPRFDALGDPALWAAAVGQVFFSLSVGQGIMLTYGRYVAPETDLVRSALAITVADVGAAMLAGVLVFPVVFTFGLEPTLGTELAFTTLPTAFAAMPAGGLVAVGFFTLLFFAALSSAVALLEVGVAAGVDATGRERRPVTVGLTAGVALLGLPSALSYSPLDLAVAGAPVLDLLDETVGTLGLPVTALVIALVFGHAQDRDRLVAQLGSSRLVPVVRYAIPVVLVVVVLSRVVGGVPPAWRRLPAGGGVSAPVALVATLLLLGLVATGALAARRGRT